The Hugenholtzia roseola DSM 9546 DNA segment TTATTGTATTTTTTACAAGTTCAGTTTTATATCAGCATTTTCTTTTTGATATACTGGCTATTTTTTAAAAAACATAGCTTTTATCAGCTGCGTCGATTTTATTTATTAGCGACACTTGTTCTTGCAATGTTATTGCCTTTGAGTCATTTTTTTGAACAAGAAGTAAAGCAAAGAGAAAAAGAAGACCTTGTTTTGCTGAAAACTGCCCTTTCGCATTTGCCACAAGAGGCGGTAGTGAATCAGAAACAAATCCCGCAAATATTTTCTGCTTCCTCTGAAATGGTAACTATTTTAAATTACAATGATATTTTTACAAATTTTTTAGTAAAATATTACAAATATTTTTATTATAGTATTGCATTTTTATTTGTATTAGTTTTTATATTCCAAAATATAAAACTTTTCTATTTTATACGAAAAATGAAAAAAGAAACTCCCTCATCACTTCATACTTTTATATGGCAGAGTAAGCAAAGAACGTTTCGCCTTTTTGAGTCAGAAAAAATACCTTATACTTTTTCTTTTTCTAATTTTATTTTTATTAAAACTACTGCTTTTCAAGACGCAAAAGAACGTGCTTTCCTACTCACGCACGAGCAGGCGCATGTGTATTATTGGCATACTTTTGATATATTTTTTATGAAAATTATACAAATTTTATTTTGGTATAATCCATTTATTTATGCCTATTTGCGTGAGATAAGGCAGGTGCATGAGTACATGGCAGACCAAGCGGCTGTGGCTTTCTGCCAAAAAACCCCACAAGAATATGCGTCCTTTTTGGCTGCACAGGCTTTGGGCGTTTCCCTGCAAAACCTTTTTGAACCACAAATGGGGCTTGCTTTTATACAAAGAGGGCAGCTAAAGGCACGCCTTCAAATGCTGGTTGTTCAAACACCAAAAAGCAAAAGGCGGCAATATTTTTGGCTTTTTCCGATTTGTGTCTTGTTTGTGTTGATTTCGTCTTGCTTAAATGAAAAAGTTAAAATTTTTGATAGTAAAAAAGATTATGATTCAACCTCAAATTTAGAAAATCGCTATTTTTTCGCCACAGCAGATTTCTTTTATTTCGAAGAACATCTGCAAACGCAACCTCATCAGTCTTTAAAAACAAAAACGATTGTCCAAACAGTTTTTAAAAATTCTGTTGATTCTACAAAATTTTTTAACGTCAAAATTAGACCTTCTAATTTGAAAAATCCTACACTTTATCTCGATTACAGAACGCTATCGGCTTCAAAGCAAATTAGTCGAGAGGGTTTTGAAATCAAGGCTTTTAATCAAGATAATATTCTCATTTCCAAATACTTAGAAAATGGATTGGTAGAAATTTCTGCTTCGCCTAAAGATATAATTTCTATCCAAATTCGTCCGAACAACGAAGATTTGCAAGACCTTTTCCACATAGAAAAGATAGAAGAAAAGCCTTTGACGCTTGCTTTTATTTCCGAGCCTGCACTTGAAATAGACTGGCTAACAGAGAAAAAAGTTTCTTCTAAATATTTGCAAAATTTATTAGAAAAACATAATAAAATCGCATCAGAAAAAAAGAAACTTACTGCACAGTTAGACCCTTCGTTGGTGGCTACTACCTCACAACAATTTTGGTTGGAAGAAGGGCAAACACAAGTAGAATTGCAGTGGAATACAGAGAAGCGCGAAAAACTTGCTTTTCAAATTGCAACAGAAAATAAAGAATCTGACTACCAAATACAAGTTTTTGATGCTCAAAATCAACTTCTTACAAAAATAAATGCAGAAGCTAAAAAAGAACAAACTTTGCATTATTTTCAGGCAGAGGAAAAAACTACTTACAAAATTAGATTTGTTCGAAACCCTTTGGCAAGCCAGCGTCTTCTTTTTTATGTATCATCTCTTTAACCTTTTAATAAAATGAAAAAAACTATAGTTTTATCTCTTTTGTTTATTTTATCCGTTTTTTCTTTTAGCTTGAAAGCTCAAATCAATAACGGCACAGTCGTTTATAGCGAGGAGTATGAAGACCTTACAGATGCTTCTTTGGAAAAGCGAATCAAACAAGTGCGCAAACAGGTAAAAGATGAGGCTCTGCAAGACAAAATTATTGAAACTTTCAAAAAAGACCAAAAAGAAAAGCCCAAATATGAGCGAACGCTATATTTCTCTAATCAGGAGGCTCTTTATGTAGAGAGGGAAGAAAACCAGTTGGGTATTAAAATGGGAATAGAAAAAACTTATTTTAATGTCAAACAAAATAAGGCTATTTCTGAAGCTTATGTCTTCGAAAAGGCATTTGTGATAGAAGAACCGCTGCCCAAACAAGATTGGGTATTGGTTGATAGTGTGCGCGAAATCACGCCTTTTAGGGCAAAGATGGCGGTTTTGCAAACTGATAGCAGTCGCATCGAGGCTTGGTATACCGAAGAAATCGCCTTGCCTTTGGGCGGTAGCGAGTATGGCGGCTTAAAGGGACTTATTTTAGAAGTCTATAAATCAGATGGTTCTGCCCTGCGTTTCAAAAGTTTTAGTGCGCAAGTGCCAGAAAAGGTGGAAATCAAAGCCCCTAAGAATGGCAAGAAAGTGTCTAAAAAGGAGTTTAACTTGATTTTGAGCCAAAAGGTAAGAGCCATGAATGAGGCGGTTAAAGGTGGTCAAGTTATTAAAGTTGATAAATAATATATTAAAAAATATGCTATTCTTTCTAAAAGGCTTGCCATTGGCAGGCTTCTTCTTTCTTAGTATGCTTTCT contains these protein-coding regions:
- a CDS encoding M56 family metallopeptidase, translated to MENLLYFLQVQFYISIFFLIYWLFFKKHSFYQLRRFYLLATLVLAMLLPLSHFFEQEVKQREKEDLVLLKTALSHLPQEAVVNQKQIPQIFSASSEMVTILNYNDIFTNFLVKYYKYFYYSIAFLFVLVFIFQNIKLFYFIRKMKKETPSSLHTFIWQSKQRTFRLFESEKIPYTFSFSNFIFIKTTAFQDAKERAFLLTHEQAHVYYWHTFDIFFMKIIQILFWYNPFIYAYLREIRQVHEYMADQAAVAFCQKTPQEYASFLAAQALGVSLQNLFEPQMGLAFIQRGQLKARLQMLVVQTPKSKRRQYFWLFPICVLFVLISSCLNEKVKIFDSKKDYDSTSNLENRYFFATADFFYFEEHLQTQPHQSLKTKTIVQTVFKNSVDSTKFFNVKIRPSNLKNPTLYLDYRTLSASKQISREGFEIKAFNQDNILISKYLENGLVEISASPKDIISIQIRPNNEDLQDLFHIEKIEEKPLTLAFISEPALEIDWLTEKKVSSKYLQNLLEKHNKIASEKKKLTAQLDPSLVATTSQQFWLEEGQTQVELQWNTEKREKLAFQIATENKESDYQIQVFDAQNQLLTKINAEAKKEQTLHYFQAEEKTTYKIRFVRNPLASQRLLFYVSSL
- a CDS encoding GLPGLI family protein, whose product is MKKTIVLSLLFILSVFSFSLKAQINNGTVVYSEEYEDLTDASLEKRIKQVRKQVKDEALQDKIIETFKKDQKEKPKYERTLYFSNQEALYVEREENQLGIKMGIEKTYFNVKQNKAISEAYVFEKAFVIEEPLPKQDWVLVDSVREITPFRAKMAVLQTDSSRIEAWYTEEIALPLGGSEYGGLKGLILEVYKSDGSALRFKSFSAQVPEKVEIKAPKNGKKVSKKEFNLILSQKVRAMNEAVKGGQVIKVDK